CCAAgatttctttttttcatttttttttactagtgtCAAATTGTATTTGGGATCTGCTATCCACAcaacccttgttaatttctatccgttgatcttctttaatttatccgatccgacggtcaaaaattaaaaggatgtctgagaagtaaaatgagatgtgtgaaTATTACAtcccttgttttttctttctttctgaatTTGAAGTAGAGACAGAGAGTATCGTGGGGTTTGTTTTGTTAGGCTGACAGCTTTTAAAATAAGGAATCAATTTGCATCTTTCGGACCCCTCTAGCCTCCACATAGATATATAAACGgatcgggtttattgggtttggatcAGGTTCAATCTGatccgttaacaattattattattattttgtttgcatagattttattttttgttgttaaaacttactgaaattactaaaacatcctcaactAACGAGTGCTAACGGGTTAATCCAAAGTGACATGTTAGCGATCCGACCTGTTAAGCATCCAttcaaatactaatattaaagGGACGAGTCAACGGGtcgggtccaaaatgccaggtctaCCTCCACGTCTGTCGTAGAAACTTTTAccggaattggatcctctcctgagcaaatgGTGGGGACTCTCATGACCACACAACACGGATCGTTGGATTTTAATCCAacagctacaattattataacttttagagggatctcctgtttgtagccgttggatcaaaatccaatgGCCCATATTTTGTGGTCATGAGGATCTCCACCATTTGCGGATCCTCTTTTACCTATTGATACGTAATTTTCActtctctcattattattattattattatttataaagtttttattttattttattttataatttacctacatttttATCAAACATTGGTTTAATAACTATGTTTACCAActacatttttattaaagattgGTTTAATAACTATGTTTACCAACaacactttcagtcattttagaAACACTTCAAGTTACAAACGAACTCTTAATGATTGGATTGAGAAGCACATTAATTCGTCTCAACCATTTACACTTGAAAAGTAATAGCACATTCTGGCGAAATGAAATATCAGGTTGCATTTATTAAGCAAATTACAACGAGGATTGGGAATGAAGCACTTTTGATAAAAGACAATGCCAAAGTCATGACAGAACGTACAGAGCATATTTGCTAAATTCACAACAATCCGTAAATCTTTCAACTGATCAAATGCAACACATTATAGATAGAGCCCTATATACAAATCAGCATCTGAAGTAATCCATCACAAACCATCGTTTTCTTGGAATCTAAATTATGATTAAGACCGTAATCGCGGGTATGATTAACGAACAAGGAGAATATCAAGCATGCTTTGATGTTCTTCTTCTTAAATTTTGTTAAACCACTGCATCAAGGTTTACGTGTTTGTTTAAGCACTGCTGCTCTTTCCACCACCAATGGCCCAGTGAGGTTTTGCGGGGGTGCGCTTCAATGCCTTCACCCCCAACGGATTGCCCTTGCTCTGTTTCAACACGAAAGCAAAACAACGTAAGAAAACAATTTAACGGGCGACGAACGAAatacaattaaaataaaaaatgaaatggttatcaTATGAGGCTTTAGGTGTTCTTACCATCAGACAAGCTCCGGCATTGACATCGCACACGGGATAGTCACTTGGGCAGCAACTGTAATGGTCGTCACAGCAGGTGGCTCCTTCGAGTGGACAACATCCCCAAGCAAAGCAATAGTTTGCATACTCATAGATACAGCAGCAGGTGTTGCTCTCAGGGCAGGAGTAGTGGTTGTCACAAACTGACGGGGGCTTTACCGGAGACGGAGGAGAAGGGCCAGGGTTAGGGGGATTCTGGCCTTTCTTGATGGGGTAAGAAGGCTCCATGGCAATTCCACATATCCCATTGGCGGTGTTGCCCAGATTACGCTGCATCCTGATGTATCCCTCCTCTCCCCAGCTTCCACCCCATGAGTTTCTCACTATCCAGTAATCAAGTCCGTCGTCCGTGCCATATCCCACAACTGTAACACCATGGTCTAGTGCTGTCCCACAACGTCCCGTAAACACACCCTGAAATAATATTTAAAGCAACGCAAATTAGTTAGTTCATGTTCTTCAGAAGCCATCAACACAAAAATATCAAACTTCATATGAAAAATTGAGGTGTTCTTGGTTCATATGCTATAATGGACAATGAAATATTCTTCAAGGAGTAATGTTCTCTAGTCAAATTGTTAGCAACATAAGTAATTGTTGTACTGACAAGAGAGCATTTCTCATTGCTTTTCCCAAAGATTGTGACACAAAGCGAAGAAAACTTACGGAGTTATACAACTGGAAGTCTCTGCCACCCCCTTCAATGGCAACGGCAATTGGCTGATTGGCAACAGCCTTCTGCAGTGCTTTCTCATTGTATGTAGGAACATCTTCGTAATCGTCAATCGAAACAACCTTGGCATTTTTCTGCATAGAAGATAATAAAGACCAAAAGGGTGAGACGAAACTGCTTTTCAAATTATGTTCAGCTTAAGCTAAGCAAGTTACAAAGTATACTGATCACTGACCCTGTAGGTGTCACATGTGGCATCATATCCTTTGTAAGGATAGTCCTCTTCGCTATCAATGCCGCCATTGTTGATGATGAACTCGAAACCATAGTCCATAAGACCTCCATTGCAGCCTTCATTGTACGTTCTATCGCAGTCTACCAGCTCCTGCTCAGATAGGGAGATGAGATCTCCGGTGACTAGCTTATTGATACCTTCCACGGCGGAGATAGTTGAGAATGCCCAGCAACTCCCTGCATTATATAATCAGAGATTCAACTGGTTACCACTCAAAATTATTCCAAGAGTAAATTAACATGATTTCATATGCAAATATTTGGCCATGGCAGTATCTGAACCTACATATCACTTGCCAGGGACTCATGGTAAGGTTAGAGCAAATGCATCAACTAATTATTTCTCCGATAATTATGATACGCTAGTCCAATTGAGTACTAGTTGAATCCAAAACTATCTACTTTTTCGGAGAATTTATATCACAAAGCCAACGAATTACAAAGAGAGCCTGATAAGAGGACCCTTTTACTTCAATGGAGCTGAGATTCTTGTGTCAGATATTTTTACCTGTTCTTTTTCCTACCACAAAAGTAGGGAGATATTTTTatccatttttcatttttacaacacaaaaaattggaattaTGTTCACATATGTGGTCTCAAAATACATGGTAACTCCTGGAAACATGGAAACTGCAAAATCTATGTCTGATTACGAAATTATCAGCGACCATCAGCTGTTAAGTCAACAATCGAAGGTTGATTTAGGTTAAACACTTTTGATTAAGCAACAAACAATCAGATAGGAAAGTCAACGACTCCCTAATCACACCTTTGCTCTATCATCAAGCAAACCCAAAAGTCTAAACGGATTATGAACACGCAACAAGATAAACATCAATGATTAATcattaacaaacaaataaatccaGAATTATTTTcgtattaacaaaaaaaataattaagtaaatAGGATTAGAAAAAACTTACCGCAGCTGCCTTGGTCTTTGACTGGACTCACCGCGCCCTCCTTCCTCCAATCAACGGAGTCGGGCAACGAATCGCCGACACGTGGCGCGTACCGGTCGCTCTTGGTGTTCCTGTTGGACACCGGCTTCATCTGCGCGCGAGTCTTGGCGCCGAGGTAAGTGTTCCGGTACTCCTCGTTCGACAGATCGGCGAACCTGTTCAGACCGAGCTTGTAGCTGAGGTTCTTGGAGTTTTGTTCGTCGATGTACCTAAGGTTGTCCTTGAAGATCTGGAACcttctctccttctctcccaaagcgTTGTATGCCTTTCCGTGCTCCACCAGCCACCCCTCGTATATCGACATCACCTCATCGTCTGTCCTCCAGCTGCCCGACGACTTGCTGTCGTAGGAGATGATCGACATGTCGAGGGCCGATGAGACGGTGAAGATCGTGAGGAGGAGGATCGCCACGACCGGCGATGATCGGTACGGCCGCAtgtttttttggtgtgtttggttactgagaaaatagagggggggggggggggtggggtgtGGAGGATGGGAATGGCAAGAAGTAGGAAACGAAGGTGTGAGAAAAGTGTGAGGTGGTGAGGTGCTTATAGAGGGGGAAGGATGACGGGGTCGCTCaatatatttattaaaattaaattaacttTTAGAATAATTggatctgatttttttttttttaatggattACAATATATAAAACGTTGTAATCTTATTTGGGTACAAAATGTGTTCTCTCTCTGTTaccatttaaattaaaatctCGATTTCtgttaaaatattttataatacaTGATTTTcacatggaaaaataaaatttaaatgacTAAATTAGGTTTTGAAAGATCATTTTGATGAGGAATGTGAGGTGGCAAAACTCAATTCGGACTTAAACTCTTCACTGATTTCATCGCATAAGTTTGAATTACATTTGTAACCTTATCGATGACTAATATTATTACACATAAAGaatattgaccaaaaaaaagaattacacATAAAGAATGTAAGAAATGTTAAATATTCTTtcaaaaataagattttttatgaattatttgtcattttataatttaatgttaatttatatatacaaaaaaaatgacaaaaatacatgaaaagtcttaattttaaaagagtttcTTTAGCATTTCTTAAATAACATACAAGaagttttgtttaaaaaaaaacaaaaaccacacttttgctttttctttttattgagaaattaaaaaaattgaacaaacgatattattcaCTAAAAAAATACgttaaatttaataataaaatttaaaattacctTTAACGAGaatcaaatataaatttattaataatgaataatattattataCTCTAGTACTAAAtggtaatattaaaaaaaaattagtaattagaAAATGGATCAAAATTGTCTGCCCTTGGAGTTTTCATCCCTTCCACTTTATCAATCATTTATTCCATAACAAATTAATTTTAAGGCTCCAGATTTCGCCACGTCAGCAACAACACTCAAGCTTCTTTAATGCccaatttttctgtttttcccGCTGCCTTTCCCTCCCACTCCACTTTTCCTGCCGTAAAATGAACCAAGATTGTGAAGATGTTGGTGATGATGAAGATGTTGTGTGCACAGTTTTGCACCTTATGGTGCTTTTATGGAACCACAtgtgaggaggagagagagagagagcattgaATTTTGGCAAGAGCAGCGAAGACTTTCCAATTGCTGTGTTGTGTTctgaaagaaagagaaagcagaGAGGAGAACGCAGAGCAATTGATGCAATAAgaaaagcagaagcagaagtACTTCTTACTCGGAGGCCGCAGAGAAATAAGGGAAATGGAAACATGCGAAAGACCAAGGTGACAAGCCCATCTGCTTCTTCCTAAATCCCACTCTTTTGCAGCACCAAAATCTGCAGATtcaaaattttacaaaaatatttaCGGCAGGAAAATTGAGTGGGAAGGAAAGGCAGCGGGAAAGGCAGCGGGAAAGGCAGAAAATTGGGCATTAAAGAAACTTGAGTATTGTTGGTGACGTGGCGAAATCTGGAGCTTAAATTAACTTGGTATAGAATGAAAGGTGGATAGGGGTGGAAACTGGGGCAGACAATTTGGtccttaaaaaataaagaaagtggATGAGACGAGTACAACAAGGAGTGTGGGACCATCAGAGTTTAGTTGGCTGCGTAGCGTTGTATTTTTGTATGAGTTGGCTCAGTTGGAGAGCGTCGGAAAGGACCTTTCGTGTTGGCTTGTGCCCATTGTTTTCTTACCTTTCACTATCGGCCCACATTGTGTCACCtcaattgtaattttttattttccaaatCAACTATGATTTTTCAGGACTCAAATATTCAACAAGTTATGGAGACTAATAAATttctttgctgttttttttttttaataaccgTTAGGGACGTTTAATTGATTGGATTCGGATTGGATTTTCGTTTCGTTTAACACCAATTTTAGCTTAAAAATTGTTACTcttatcatttatttttatttatttttaattgagatAGAATTCACATATGTTTGTAGGTTTTATTCTATTAGGAACAGAGTACAAATAAATGGTAAGCGTATTATTACTCTTTCAACTTAGATCAAATAtgttcgacaaaaaaaaaaacttagatcAAATATGGTTAACAGCTGGATAAGTTAATACATTTTCTTTACAAGGATATTTTACACTCTTTAAAATGAAGGGCCAAAGTAGAAGCAAGTCAACCTAATTCATTCTCTATAATTAGCCAAGCCAATCCTATGTATTAAACATGTCATATATATTGTGAAGGTTTATAGCTTCAATGATTAAGAATAGTTGTATCTATAAAACTTATATGAAACAATTAACCGATACATGGTTTCCGTATCCAATAATCCAATAGTTTATTTTTCACATGATATTACATTTTGTGAATTTTCTCTAGCGGACATTTAAATTGTAATCTGAACAAGAACCGTTAGATCCCATTAGGCTAAAAAATCTAAGTTTTGTTCAAATTTGTAACTTAAATGTTAAATTTTGAGATGCACTAGAGAAAGCCTCTTACATTTTGACTAAAACGTCACAACAACGGTGAACATGTTCCTTTTAATTTGTTGGTCTGCACTTAAAGTCATGAGTTCGACTTCTCCCTCATCGGATTTTGCTtgtattaaaagaaaaactctttaatatgttaatttccagaatgaaaatattttcttatacaaataattctaatttataagATTACGTGTTTggaatatttatattatatgtcACACATGTGAACGGGCAATATTTTTCAGTTGTGATATTCATATTTTATACGTAAAAATGAATTTGCCCCTCTTCAGCCTCTTAATTACGGTCAAACATCCTCCttcacaaaaattaataattgtcATTATATTGGGCCCAACAATATTAATTGAGAAAATACAAAAGGTTAATGGCTGCTTCCGTGGGCCATGAAGTACCGTTTGAACGAAGTAGATATTTTTTTTGCAAATGGTCCCAATCCAATCAAAAAGACCCACACGCGACAtcaaggtaccgtttggtacgtgggacgagaCGGAACGAAATTGGACGAGACGTTCAGTCCCACATTTGGTTCGTCTAAAACAGGTGGAAcgcgctgttccacgggacgaatttttgatgaattttcgttccgcctcaCCCCCTGGAACGACTCTTTCCACATCCGtataacacaaaattataacatctccgtctccttcttcttcctccttgtttccatccgagggcatctttgctccatGTCCATCCtgtcccgtctgcataccaaacgatacctaagGGTCAGGTCCGTACTACCCATCCTCGCTTGGGAGAGTTGATATCATTAGAGCAAATCCACCCTTAAAAAATGGGTAGGCATT
Above is a window of Malus sylvestris chromosome 15, drMalSylv7.2, whole genome shotgun sequence DNA encoding:
- the LOC126603557 gene encoding low-temperature-induced cysteine proteinase-like codes for the protein MRPYRSSPVVAILLLTIFTVSSALDMSIISYDSKSSGSWRTDDEVMSIYEGWLVEHGKAYNALGEKERRFQIFKDNLRYIDEQNSKNLSYKLGLNRFADLSNEEYRNTYLGAKTRAQMKPVSNRNTKSDRYAPRVGDSLPDSVDWRKEGAVSPVKDQGSCGSCWAFSTISAVEGINKLVTGDLISLSEQELVDCDRTYNEGCNGGLMDYGFEFIINNGGIDSEEDYPYKGYDATCDTYRKNAKVVSIDDYEDVPTYNEKALQKAVANQPIAVAIEGGGRDFQLYNSGVFTGRCGTALDHGVTVVGYGTDDGLDYWIVRNSWGGSWGEEGYIRMQRNLGNTANGICGIAMEPSYPIKKGQNPPNPGPSPPSPVKPPSVCDNHYSCPESNTCCCIYEYANYCFAWGCCPLEGATCCDDHYSCCPSDYPVCDVNAGACLMSKGNPLGVKALKRTPAKPHWAIGGGKSSSA